The following proteins are co-located in the Paraphotobacterium marinum genome:
- the soxR gene encoding redox-sensitive transcriptional activator SoxR: MAWTVGEVAKRCGIKVSTLHFYEKKGLIYSSRNAGNQRRYQKEVLRRVSVIKAAQKMGITLEEIKQAFASLPDERVPSAEDWEVLATKWRESLNQRIAYMERVRDRLTGCIGCGCLSMKSCPMYNKDDQLENEGPGPVLLERN; the protein is encoded by the coding sequence ATGGCTTGGACAGTTGGAGAAGTTGCAAAACGTTGCGGCATTAAGGTAAGCACTTTACATTTTTATGAAAAAAAAGGGTTGATTTACAGTAGCCGTAACGCTGGTAATCAAAGACGATATCAAAAAGAAGTGCTTCGGCGCGTATCCGTAATCAAAGCTGCACAAAAAATGGGAATAACGTTAGAGGAAATCAAGCAAGCCTTTGCTTCTCTCCCCGATGAACGTGTGCCTTCAGCGGAAGATTGGGAAGTACTTGCTACAAAGTGGCGAGAAAGTCTCAACCAACGTATAGCCTATATGGAACGTGTTAGAGATCGCCTTACTGGTTGCATAGGCTGCGGCTGTCTATCAATGAAAAGCTGTCCTATGTACAATAAAGACGATCAACTGGAAAATGAAGGACCGGGACCGGTGCTATTAGAAAGAAATTAA
- a CDS encoding MFS transporter, translating into MRTDSFKLIKISLGNIIEWYDFCLYAYFAIEISKVFFSLHSTFISLLATFAVFGVGFLARPVGAIIFGYLGDQVGRHYAMNLSILLMGIATTLIGLLPSYASIGILAPISLAFLRLLQGLSLGGQYGNLLTITTEDKSFKFKGLNSGIAFSVSSLGFLLAVSVSYFVTKLIPNEYQNIAWRIPFILSFILLILQLMFKEKDSKINILSNNRAKKSPVLICFKEHTQSMVCITLLAAVTGALFYVIITYLVTYMTIHLHLSESESFGYNILSLVIICVFVPLSGLFSDYFGRKKSLCFGLLTLSVTTVPGFVLLYNPTPMNIITATFILALSTAVVQGVATPLYTEIFPKTVRASGCSISYGLGVAISGFAPMLAGIFVKLSPQYGLIGFVYFLNVTGLIAYYLIPKNKIKLIEETRKMNLIRALS; encoded by the coding sequence ATGAGAACAGATTCGTTTAAATTAATTAAAATATCTTTAGGAAATATTATTGAGTGGTATGACTTTTGTTTATATGCCTATTTTGCAATAGAAATTTCTAAAGTTTTTTTTTCACTACATAGTACTTTCATTTCATTATTAGCAACATTTGCTGTTTTTGGTGTCGGCTTTTTAGCTAGACCTGTAGGTGCAATAATATTTGGGTATCTTGGCGATCAAGTGGGAAGACATTATGCAATGAACCTATCTATATTATTGATGGGAATTGCGACAACATTGATCGGACTTTTACCAAGTTATGCATCTATTGGTATTTTGGCACCCATTTCATTAGCTTTTTTAAGGTTGTTGCAAGGGCTCTCCCTTGGAGGTCAGTATGGTAATTTATTAACAATTACCACTGAAGATAAATCTTTTAAATTTAAAGGGTTGAATTCTGGCATTGCTTTCTCAGTTTCATCTTTAGGATTTCTTCTCGCGGTATCAGTCAGTTATTTTGTGACAAAATTAATACCAAATGAATATCAAAATATTGCCTGGAGAATTCCTTTCATATTAAGCTTTATTTTATTAATCCTCCAACTAATGTTTAAGGAAAAAGATTCTAAAATAAATATTTTGTCTAATAACAGAGCCAAAAAATCTCCTGTACTTATTTGTTTCAAAGAGCATACACAAAGCATGGTTTGTATTACGCTTTTAGCTGCAGTTACTGGTGCACTTTTTTATGTAATCATCACTTATCTCGTTACATATATGACTATTCATTTGCATTTATCTGAAAGTGAATCTTTTGGCTATAACATTTTAAGTTTGGTTATTATATGCGTTTTTGTTCCCCTTTCTGGGCTTTTTTCAGATTATTTTGGGCGAAAGAAGTCGCTTTGCTTTGGATTACTTACCTTGTCCGTGACAACTGTACCAGGATTTGTATTATTATATAACCCTACGCCAATGAACATTATCACAGCAACATTTATTCTTGCTTTATCAACGGCTGTGGTTCAAGGCGTTGCAACACCTCTATATACAGAAATTTTCCCAAAAACAGTTCGTGCTTCCGGATGCTCTATCTCTTATGGTTTAGGGGTCGCCATATCTGGGTTTGCGCCTATGTTAGCGGGTATATTTGTTAAATTATCTCCACAATATGGGCTAATTGGGTTTGTTTATTTTCTAAATGTTACTGGATTAATAGCCTATTATTTAATACCAAAAAATAAAATAAAATTAATTGAAGAAACAAGAAAAATGAATTTAATTCGCGCTTTAAGCTAA
- a CDS encoding MFS transporter, translated as MNLVKLIGIVSLGGSIELYDFVIFASFSQQIGQTYFPNNNPNLEIVSVLILFAIGYLVRPIGGVFFSHFGDRIGRKKVFMNSIFLMGVTTLAMSLTPSFSAVGWFGTITFVTLRMIQGLALGGEIPGAITYIVEHSKKSPGLACGLLFLFNNLGILVANLVHSLNLSSWRTAFFLGAVFSFLSFLLRKNLTETSVFQI; from the coding sequence ATGAATTTAGTTAAACTTATAGGGATAGTTAGTCTTGGTGGCTCAATTGAACTTTATGATTTTGTGATTTTTGCATCATTTTCACAACAAATTGGACAAACCTATTTTCCAAATAATAATCCAAACTTAGAAATAGTTTCTGTTTTGATTTTATTTGCTATTGGATATTTAGTCAGGCCAATTGGAGGCGTTTTTTTTAGTCATTTTGGTGACAGGATTGGCCGTAAAAAAGTTTTTATGAACTCTATTTTTTTGATGGGAGTTACAACACTAGCAATGTCTTTGACTCCTTCATTTTCCGCTGTTGGTTGGTTCGGTACTATCACGTTTGTTACCCTTCGAATGATTCAAGGCTTAGCATTGGGAGGAGAAATACCTGGGGCCATTACATATATTGTAGAGCATTCTAAGAAAAGCCCAGGGTTAGCATGTGGTCTTCTGTTCTTATTTAATAATTTAGGAATTCTGGTTGCAAACCTTGTACATTCGTTAAATCTATCAAGTTGGAGAACAGCGTTTTTCCTAGGTGCCGTATTCTCATTTTTAAGTTTTCTATTGAGAAAAAATTTGACAGAAACTTCGGTTTTTCAAATATAA
- a CDS encoding Gfo/Idh/MocA family protein, which translates to MINLGIIGTNWITEQFIDAALETKKYKLKSIFSRTIERGIDFGKKYQCSSIFNDIDEFAKSKDFDSVYIASPNSLHAPYAIKLMNHGKNVICEKPLSSNYELSKQMFDVAKSNKVVLFEAFTTPYNPNFKVLKENLKSLGKIRSASFSYCQYSSRYLKFLNGENPNTFNPEFSNGSIMDIGYYMVALAVELWGKPQNVQAFGTLLSSGVDANGQVIMSYHDFNVVIQHSKVSNSFVPSEIQGEKASLVIQNLNIISQIKLQNKDFQKDIGVLQNDNRMVYEAQEFCQRVEKKQMLEQEINRSLIVSEVLTEIRKQIGVVFPDDD; encoded by the coding sequence ATGATAAATCTAGGTATAATTGGAACTAACTGGATTACGGAGCAATTTATTGATGCAGCTCTGGAAACAAAAAAATATAAACTAAAATCTATCTTTTCAAGAACAATTGAAAGAGGGATCGATTTTGGAAAAAAATATCAATGTTCGTCAATTTTTAACGATATAGATGAATTTGCAAAATCAAAGGATTTCGATAGCGTTTATATCGCAAGTCCAAATTCACTTCATGCACCTTATGCCATCAAGCTCATGAATCATGGAAAAAATGTCATTTGTGAAAAACCACTTTCGTCCAACTATGAATTATCAAAACAAATGTTTGATGTTGCAAAATCAAATAAAGTGGTTCTTTTTGAAGCCTTCACCACACCATATAATCCAAACTTTAAAGTGTTAAAAGAAAATTTAAAGTCTCTCGGTAAAATAAGATCTGCTTCATTTTCATATTGTCAATATTCATCTAGGTATTTAAAATTTTTAAACGGTGAAAACCCAAATACCTTTAATCCTGAGTTTTCTAATGGATCTATAATGGATATTGGGTATTATATGGTTGCGTTAGCAGTTGAGTTGTGGGGCAAACCTCAAAATGTTCAGGCCTTTGGCACGCTTCTTTCTTCGGGTGTAGATGCTAATGGCCAAGTGATCATGAGTTATCATGACTTCAATGTTGTTATTCAACATTCTAAAGTAAGTAATTCATTTGTTCCTAGTGAAATTCAAGGAGAGAAAGCATCATTAGTCATCCAAAATTTAAATATTATAAGCCAAATTAAATTACAGAATAAAGATTTTCAAAAAGATATTGGGGTTCTGCAAAATGATAATCGTATGGTATATGAAGCACAGGAGTTTTGCCAAAGAGTTGAAAAAAAACAAATGTTAGAGCAAGAGATAAATCGTTCATTGATTGTTTCAGAAGTTTTAACTGAAATAAGAAAGCAAATTGGAGTTGTTTTTCCAGATGATGATTAA
- a CDS encoding MFS transporter: MNKHIIYSTLGGILEFYDFIIFAIFSKIISTTFFPNHSSISALLLTFTIFAAGYIIRPVGGLIYGHFGDKFGRKKTFSISIIMMAFSTLFIAFIPSYASIGIFAPILLTILRLIQGASIGGEIPGALTFVSESIVKRKTLACSIVFFGLVLGIILGQLTSIVINKAFTVEQVNSFGWRIAFILGGVFGIWGGYLRKKIHETPSYLAIEDHKTKYPFLDVLKKHPKEIFMGWALMGLVSSGIMVFFLIMPSYGNLVEISSNTIFLINTLVLFIVTLASICFGFLGDKINKKYLILAAAIISILLTYTIFSRLVTNELTLVSYCVFCIFSFGISVAVIPSVLTELFPTELRYTGVGLIYNLSFATTGGLAPMLIFYFISETGNLLMPAFYYVLISIIALVSLLLYPKQVKHLAA; the protein is encoded by the coding sequence ATGAATAAGCACATTATATATTCCACTTTAGGCGGGATATTAGAGTTTTATGATTTTATAATTTTCGCTATTTTTTCGAAAATTATTAGTACTACCTTTTTTCCAAATCATAGTTCCATATCCGCTCTTTTATTGACTTTCACAATATTTGCGGCAGGTTACATTATTCGACCAGTTGGCGGTTTAATTTATGGCCATTTTGGGGATAAGTTTGGTAGAAAAAAAACTTTTTCGATTTCAATCATCATGATGGCATTTAGCACATTATTCATTGCTTTCATTCCATCTTATGCAAGTATTGGTATTTTTGCACCAATACTCCTAACCATTTTAAGATTGATTCAAGGCGCATCAATCGGTGGTGAAATACCAGGTGCCCTAACCTTTGTCTCAGAAAGTATTGTTAAGCGAAAAACATTAGCCTGCTCTATTGTATTCTTTGGTCTTGTTCTCGGCATCATACTAGGTCAATTAACAAGCATTGTTATTAATAAGGCATTTACAGTTGAACAAGTGAACAGTTTTGGTTGGCGTATTGCTTTTATTTTAGGAGGGGTATTTGGTATTTGGGGTGGATATCTTCGAAAAAAAATTCACGAAACACCATCCTATCTTGCAATTGAAGATCACAAAACAAAATATCCATTTTTAGATGTATTAAAAAAGCATCCAAAAGAGATATTCATGGGCTGGGCTCTCATGGGGCTTGTTTCGAGTGGTATAATGGTCTTCTTTTTAATTATGCCTTCATATGGAAATCTAGTTGAAATTTCTAGCAACACAATTTTTTTAATCAATACACTTGTTTTATTTATAGTAACTTTAGCCAGTATCTGTTTTGGGTTTTTAGGCGATAAAATCAATAAAAAATATTTAATTTTGGCTGCGGCTATTATTTCCATACTTTTAACATATACTATATTTTCAAGACTAGTTACTAATGAATTAACTTTGGTCAGTTATTGTGTTTTTTGTATATTCTCTTTCGGTATATCAGTTGCTGTGATCCCATCGGTATTGACTGAGCTCTTCCCTACTGAATTACGATATACTGGCGTAGGATTAATCTATAATTTAAGCTTTGCAACTACAGGTGGTCTTGCACCCATGCTGATCTTTTACTTTATATCAGAAACAGGAAACCTTTTAATGCCTGCTTTCTATTACGTATTAATCTCCATAATCGCTTTAGTAAGCTTGTTGTTATATCCAAAACAAGTCAAACATTTAGCGGCCTAA
- a CDS encoding NAD(P)H-dependent oxidoreductase, whose amino-acid sequence MKKVLIINGHEKFGDFAQGDLNNKIIDLADSFFKEKGFEIKHSVAAQEFDVKEEVAKHMWADLIFVQAPLYWMSVPAAFKNYMDQVYTGGIDGELCDHDGRTRSDENAFYGMGGLRSNTHYMLSVTMNAPESAFNSSEPFFEGKSVDDLYWPVHLNFKFFGMKPLQTFVMHDVYKNPSIEKDLARLPHHLENVLVS is encoded by the coding sequence ATGAAAAAAGTATTAATCATAAATGGACACGAGAAATTCGGTGATTTTGCTCAAGGAGATCTAAACAACAAAATTATTGACTTAGCCGATTCATTTTTCAAAGAGAAAGGATTTGAAATAAAACATTCAGTCGCAGCCCAAGAGTTTGATGTAAAGGAAGAAGTTGCTAAGCATATGTGGGCTGATTTAATTTTTGTTCAAGCTCCTCTGTATTGGATGAGTGTACCTGCTGCCTTTAAAAATTACATGGATCAAGTTTATACTGGTGGAATTGATGGAGAGCTTTGTGATCATGACGGTCGAACAAGAAGCGATGAAAATGCATTTTATGGTATGGGTGGCCTAAGATCCAATACGCATTATATGCTAAGCGTTACTATGAATGCACCAGAATCAGCTTTCAATTCGTCAGAACCTTTTTTTGAAGGAAAAAGTGTCGATGATTTATATTGGCCAGTTCATCTTAATTTTAAGTTTTTTGGCATGAAGCCTCTTCAAACATTTGTTATGCATGATGTTTACAAAAATCCAAGTATAGAAAAAGACTTAGCTCGATTACCTCATCACTTAGAAAATGTTCTAGTTAGTTAA
- a CDS encoding acyltransferase family protein, with amino-acid sequence MQNFNTNRLDYFDNIKWILAIIVINFHSFVHFQEVYPKYSNAFNYVIEFNSSYFMELFFFVSAFFVIPSFLKKGKKEFNKDKIVRLGSGILLVIFAVNQIPDIINNWGQKSIFQLYINEITHGLKPLFDLQWGQFLNVAWFCWVLLVMTLIWSYFTNKEAIQNKPNKPLPSFVTIILFCIFMIPFNCLAMGLMSVLGDDFLGIHLMYYLPTYIAAFIIGIQCYKNQWVYKIDKTYGFFGLVLFLICISFSWSLFPGMTVGSFYYIPLHTGCAIGMCLFIIYVFKTYFNRSNTFTQILARASFPAYLVQSIFLNILFKYAESAVSWNPWAVTLFIGAMATICSFILGIVLNRLPYTRSVF; translated from the coding sequence ATGCAAAATTTTAATACCAATCGACTCGATTATTTTGACAATATAAAGTGGATTTTAGCGATTATAGTTATAAATTTTCATTCATTCGTACATTTTCAAGAAGTTTACCCAAAGTATAGTAATGCCTTTAACTATGTAATTGAATTTAATTCAAGCTATTTTATGGAATTATTCTTTTTTGTATCTGCTTTTTTTGTTATCCCCTCTTTTTTAAAAAAAGGTAAAAAAGAATTTAATAAAGATAAAATTGTTCGTTTGGGTTCTGGTATTCTTCTTGTAATTTTTGCAGTTAATCAGATCCCGGATATTATAAATAATTGGGGGCAGAAAAGTATTTTTCAATTATATATTAATGAAATAACTCATGGTTTGAAGCCTTTATTTGATTTGCAATGGGGACAATTTTTAAATGTGGCATGGTTTTGTTGGGTCCTTCTAGTCATGACATTAATTTGGAGTTATTTTACAAATAAAGAAGCTATACAAAATAAACCAAATAAACCTTTACCATCATTTGTAACAATCATTTTGTTCTGTATATTCATGATCCCCTTCAATTGTTTAGCAATGGGTTTAATGTCTGTTTTAGGTGATGATTTTCTTGGGATTCATCTTATGTACTATTTACCAACATATATTGCTGCTTTTATTATTGGTATTCAATGTTATAAAAATCAATGGGTCTACAAAATAGACAAAACTTATGGTTTTTTTGGTTTAGTTTTATTTTTAATTTGTATTTCATTTAGTTGGAGTTTGTTTCCTGGAATGACTGTCGGAAGTTTTTATTATATTCCTCTACACACAGGCTGTGCAATCGGAATGTGTTTATTTATCATATATGTATTTAAAACTTATTTTAACCGTTCAAATACATTCACTCAAATTTTAGCAAGAGCATCATTTCCAGCATATTTGGTTCAGTCTATATTTTTAAATATCCTGTTTAAGTATGCTGAATCCGCTGTATCATGGAATCCTTGGGCTGTTACATTATTTATTGGAGCTATGGCAACCATATGTTCTTTTATTTTAGGTATTGTTTTAAATCGACTACCTTATACCAGAAGCGTCTTTTAA
- a CDS encoding NAD(P)H-dependent oxidoreductase — protein MTKNILVISFHPNLSESHANITIINSFRKIENVNFSIVSDIDLDDKESINLIKKELLTYNDIILLFPFYWYSAPYLLQKWFEKVLTKDFAYSTNFLLKNKKFNLIVTAGGSEQDFSSTGKNKYSVEYFLCPIYSTIEYIKAKHTGTHVLYNAHGLTQEKVDDIIKDIIL, from the coding sequence ATGACAAAAAACATTTTAGTTATATCTTTTCATCCTAATTTAAGTGAATCTCATGCTAACATAACCATTATTAATAGTTTTAGGAAGATTGAAAATGTGAATTTTAGTATCGTATCTGATATTGATTTAGATGATAAAGAGTCAATTAATTTGATTAAAAAGGAATTACTTACTTACAATGATATTATTTTATTATTTCCTTTTTACTGGTATTCAGCCCCATACTTATTACAGAAATGGTTTGAAAAGGTTCTCACTAAAGATTTTGCTTACAGTACTAATTTTTTATTAAAAAATAAAAAATTTAATCTAATTGTAACTGCAGGTGGAAGTGAACAAGATTTTAGTTCAACAGGAAAAAACAAATATAGTGTAGAATATTTTTTATGTCCAATATATTCAACTATAGAATATATAAAGGCCAAACACACTGGTACGCATGTTTTGTATAATGCGCACGGACTAACCCAAGAAAAAGTAGATGATATTATAAAAGATATCATTTTATAA
- a CDS encoding VOC family protein → MIQLEHVNLVVKDIPEMLKFYQAAFPHWYVRDEGKGEWSGKQRTWLHFGNEYQYIALSDHGEGENRDIKGHQVGLAHFAYVTNNIDAVIERLKQAGFTISQYGTKDSYRKNVYFLDPAGFEVEFVEYFSDDPKLRNLSS, encoded by the coding sequence ATGATCCAGCTTGAGCATGTAAATTTAGTAGTAAAAGATATCCCAGAAATGCTGAAATTTTACCAAGCAGCTTTTCCACATTGGTATGTAAGGGATGAAGGAAAAGGAGAGTGGTCAGGAAAGCAACGGACTTGGCTACATTTTGGTAATGAATACCAATATATTGCACTTAGCGATCATGGTGAGGGAGAAAACCGAGATATAAAAGGTCATCAAGTAGGTTTGGCGCATTTCGCTTATGTAACAAATAATATTGATGCTGTAATAGAAAGGCTAAAACAAGCAGGGTTTACAATTTCTCAATACGGAACTAAAGACTCTTACCGAAAAAATGTATATTTTCTTGATCCTGCTGGATTTGAAGTGGAGTTTGTTGAGTATTTTAGTGATGATCCTAAGCTACGTAATCTTTCGAGCTAA
- a CDS encoding MFS transporter: protein MVTSLGATIVSLLFISMVSYLKNFGNYNTGEITYLTTISMIAYLSCMALMGALSDFIGRVKFLTIGVVFLAIFIVPFYELINLHGNLLSMTVSFFVLGVISGVITGTFPSVIAGIFPTNIRYTGVAISFNVGFAFFGGLSPLFASMFNPIYLVWLSCLLCFIGLKLISNESRIITFGKVI, encoded by the coding sequence TTGGTTACTAGTTTAGGTGCTACAATCGTCAGTTTATTATTTATTTCAATGGTGAGTTATTTAAAAAATTTTGGGAATTATAACACTGGTGAAATCACCTATTTAACAACGATAAGTATGATAGCTTATTTGAGCTGTATGGCTCTGATGGGAGCGTTGTCAGATTTTATAGGACGAGTAAAATTTCTTACCATTGGGGTTGTGTTTTTAGCAATATTTATTGTCCCTTTTTACGAACTGATTAATTTACATGGCAATCTTTTATCTATGACAGTAAGCTTTTTTGTTTTAGGGGTTATATCGGGGGTAATTACAGGTACATTCCCAAGTGTTATCGCAGGAATTTTCCCAACAAATATAAGATATACTGGTGTAGCTATATCATTTAATGTTGGGTTTGCTTTTTTTGGTGGCTTATCACCATTGTTTGCTAGCATGTTTAACCCAATTTATTTAGTCTGGCTTTCATGCCTTCTTTGTTTTATTGGATTAAAACTAATCAGTAATGAGTCTAGAATTATAACTTTTGGAAAAGTTATATGA
- a CDS encoding isocitrate lyase/phosphoenolpyruvate mutase family protein, with translation MKKSELFRKLASNKNILKIIGTPTPLCAILAENMNAKAIYLSGASVSNFLHGVTDTGLVSMNDVLEAAQSITQKSKLPLLVDIDTGFNDLSGVISRMTKINVAAVHIEDQNIQFKRCGHLQGKQVVSKSEMCERVNYAFTSIPDDKDLVIMARTDAYAIEGLNKTIERAKSYIENGAEMIFVESLKTLDEYTLFCKELGPVPVLANITEFGCTPLLKDSDLERAGVSMALYPRSIERTMMYAAEKMINEIEMHGSQKNLINKMMDRHRTNELLNYSASVID, from the coding sequence ATGAAAAAAAGTGAATTATTTAGAAAGCTAGCTTCTAATAAAAATATTTTAAAAATTATTGGGACCCCTACACCATTGTGTGCCATATTAGCTGAAAATATGAATGCTAAAGCCATTTATCTATCAGGGGCAAGTGTTTCAAATTTTTTACATGGCGTAACAGATACAGGCCTTGTTTCTATGAACGATGTTTTAGAGGCAGCTCAATCAATTACTCAAAAATCCAAATTACCATTACTTGTTGATATTGATACTGGATTCAATGATCTATCCGGTGTTATATCTCGGATGACTAAAATTAATGTTGCAGCTGTACACATTGAAGACCAAAACATACAATTTAAAAGATGTGGACACCTTCAAGGAAAACAAGTTGTGTCTAAAAGTGAGATGTGTGAGAGAGTTAACTATGCATTTACAAGCATACCAGATGACAAAGATTTAGTTATTATGGCTCGGACCGATGCTTATGCAATAGAAGGATTAAATAAGACTATAGAAAGAGCTAAGAGTTATATTGAGAATGGTGCTGAGATGATTTTTGTCGAGTCCCTAAAAACTTTAGATGAATATACCCTATTCTGCAAAGAGTTAGGTCCAGTACCTGTACTTGCAAATATAACTGAATTTGGTTGTACTCCTCTACTTAAAGATTCTGATCTTGAAAGAGCTGGCGTTTCCATGGCACTTTATCCCAGAAGTATCGAAAGAACAATGATGTATGCAGCTGAAAAAATGATCAATGAAATTGAGATGCATGGAAGTCAGAAAAATTTAATCAACAAAATGATGGATCGTCATCGCACAAATGAATTATTAAACTATAGCGCATCTGTTATTGATTAA
- a CDS encoding flavodoxin family protein, whose translation MSIIIVYHSGYGHTEKQAQAVAEGSNGVLVKINQEGELSEKDWSLLDNATAIIFGSPTYMGMVSWQFKKFADASSKRWFNMDWKDKIAAGFTNSGSMNGDKGMTISYLITLAMQHGMVWMGTALMPANQKDSKRDDINYLGGFSGLLAQSPADASAEEAPSIGDLETARMFGKRIAAYIRS comes from the coding sequence ATGTCAATTATTATTGTTTATCACAGTGGTTATGGACATACTGAAAAACAAGCTCAGGCTGTTGCTGAGGGCTCTAATGGAGTTCTTGTGAAAATTAACCAAGAAGGAGAGCTTTCGGAAAAAGATTGGAGTCTACTAGACAATGCCACCGCAATTATTTTTGGTAGTCCAACCTATATGGGAATGGTTTCCTGGCAGTTTAAAAAATTTGCAGATGCTTCAAGTAAACGCTGGTTTAACATGGACTGGAAAGATAAAATTGCAGCTGGTTTTACGAATTCAGGTTCCATGAATGGAGATAAAGGAATGACTATTTCTTATTTAATCACATTAGCCATGCAACATGGTATGGTTTGGATGGGAACTGCCTTGATGCCTGCGAACCAAAAGGATTCAAAAAGGGATGATATCAATTATCTTGGCGGTTTTTCTGGTTTATTAGCACAAAGTCCAGCAGATGCTTCAGCTGAAGAAGCGCCATCCATTGGCGATCTTGAAACTGCTAGAATGTTCGGAAAAAGAATAGCAGCATACATTAGAAGTTAG